A section of the Amblyomma americanum isolate KBUSLIRL-KWMA chromosome 2, ASM5285725v1, whole genome shotgun sequence genome encodes:
- the LOC144119190 gene encoding uncharacterized protein LOC144119190, with protein sequence MKTVLPISPFRSFQPKGLKDFATNKWYEVFWEDNEQSDTKEEAERQKRIPVPPRPSDTETEETTPSSEDSLREVMRKAAAEKKKKKNNSQRILREKQLQQLMEDEPDEQAHELEQLRRENKDLRERLKTMEKALCSKIFDAEQLMSRHCSCKQKKPERPFQMYEFRTSERVPAKGAVKRMPALSAPAGPEKVPPAAPEAKPADPPARESQRPVAVLAPPQPSLGHNPATPEECAADQLEGLPFQATGSKVFLGHGVSLTREGFNHLMSRQKDSVFVREACVQIFSTAGLVGKSITGNMCNRTMADPKPPLDQQKYAALNAFFQHYLEARYQADEARRRHRSLNKIVAGKLADVMKMQRRDV encoded by the exons ATGAAGACTGTTCTTCCGATCAGTCCGTTCCGCAGCTTCCAGCCGAAAGGCCTGAAAGACTTCGCTACAAACAAGTGGTACGAGGTCTTCTGGGAAGATAACGAGCAAAGCG ACACAAAAGAAGAGGCCGAGCGCCAGAAACGGATTCCGGTGCCGCCGAGGCCGTCGGATACAGAGACGGAAGAAACGACGCCGTCGAGTGAGGATTCTTTGCGCGAG GTGATGAGGAAAGCTGCAgctgagaagaagaaaaagaagaataatTCTCAGCGGATATTGCGAGAAAAGCAGTTGCAGCAGCTCATGGAAGATGAGCCTGACGAGCAGGCACATGAGCTGGAGCAGCTCAGGCGCGAAAATAAAGACCTGCGTGAAAGGCTCAAGACGATGGAGAAAGCGCTATGCTCTAAAATTTTTGATGCAG AACAACTGATGAGCAGGCATTGCTCCTGCAAGCAGAAAAAGCCAGAAAGGCCCTTTCAGATGTACGAATTTCGTACATCTGAAAGGGTGCCCGCAAAGGGTGCCGTCAAAAGGATGCCCGCATTATCTGCACCAGCTGGACCAGAGAAAGTGCCCCCAGCTGCACCAGAGGCCAAACCTGCTGACCCGCCTGCAAGGGAGTCACAAAGGCCTGTGGCAGTGCTGGCCCCACCTCAGCCATCACTAGGCCACAATCCAGCCACACCAGAGGAGTGTGCAGCTGACCAGCTTGAAGGGTTGCCATTTCAAGCGACTGGCAGCAAG GTGTTCTTGGGGCATGGAGTGTCGTTGACCAGAGAAGGCTTCAACCATTTGATGTCGAGGCAAAAAGATTCGGTTTTTGTTCGCGAGGCCTGCGTTCAAATATTCTCCACTGCAGGCCTTGTGGGCAAAAGCATCACAGGGAACATGTGCAACAGGACAATGGCAGACCCCAAACCCCCCTTGGACCAGCAGAAATATGCTGCACTCAATG CATTCTTCCAGCACTATCTGGAAGCAAGGTATCAAGCCGACGAAGCCAGGCGGCGGCATCGTAGCCTGAACAAGATTGTGGCGGGCAAGCTTGCCGACGTCATGAAAATGCAGAGGCGAGATGTTTAA